A genomic region of Lachnoclostridium edouardi contains the following coding sequences:
- a CDS encoding LysR family transcriptional regulator encodes MDLKQLEYIVAIEQYGNVTEAASRLFVTPSALNQQLLKLEKELNLLLFTRGRRQMIPTKAGRIYLDTAKQMLNMRQITYAQLQDLSGHLVGTYQIGLSFEHGSDMFARIYPSFNKIYPGVQMRCVQLLVPDMLERLESRQLDIAFILTGDCTKLQSVEYIPLSEENLLLGLPVNHPVVKSLYGDNPPPYPTCTFDLNLVRSDDFAFALSRSTMRRDLIDPIFQKAGIAPNIIIESSFNNFLEQLASQGICNAIIPQSRIRNFKDIAWFYLPGHPRFQFGAAYQKNYRLNQAQQAFIQLAKEDAMRHMNFPPPEC; translated from the coding sequence TTGGATCTGAAGCAATTAGAATATATTGTTGCTATTGAACAGTATGGGAATGTTACAGAAGCTGCCTCCAGGCTTTTTGTCACGCCCTCTGCTTTAAATCAGCAGCTTCTGAAATTAGAAAAGGAATTGAATCTTTTGCTTTTTACTCGTGGACGGCGTCAGATGATCCCCACAAAGGCCGGCCGTATTTATCTGGATACAGCCAAACAAATGTTAAATATGCGCCAAATCACCTATGCCCAGCTGCAGGATCTGTCCGGCCATTTAGTAGGTACATATCAAATCGGTCTGTCATTTGAACACGGCAGCGACATGTTTGCCCGTATTTATCCTTCTTTTAATAAAATATATCCTGGAGTACAGATGCGCTGCGTTCAGCTTTTAGTGCCGGATATGTTGGAGCGCTTAGAATCCCGTCAGTTGGATATTGCGTTTATTTTAACCGGAGACTGTACAAAACTGCAGAGCGTGGAATATATTCCCCTCAGCGAGGAAAATCTTCTCCTTGGACTTCCTGTGAATCATCCGGTGGTAAAGTCCTTATACGGGGACAATCCGCCTCCCTATCCCACCTGCACCTTTGACCTGAACTTGGTGCGAAGTGATGACTTTGCATTTGCTTTAAGCCGGTCTACAATGCGCAGGGATTTAATTGATCCGATTTTTCAAAAGGCGGGCATCGCGCCTAATATTATTATTGAATCTTCTTTTAATAATTTTTTAGAGCAGCTGGCCAGCCAGGGCATCTGCAATGCCATTATCCCTCAATCCAGAATTCGCAATTTTAAGGACATTGCATGGTTTTATCTGCCTGGACATCCCCGCTTTCAGTTCGGGGCTGCTTATCAAAAAAATTACCGTTTAAACCAGGCTCAGCAGGCTTTTATTCAGCTGGCTAAGGAGGACGCCATGAGACATATGAACTTTCCTCCCCCAGAATGCTGA
- a CDS encoding TRAP transporter small permease, with protein sequence MTVIKWLDKNLEYVCLAGLLIIMTILSFVNVIMRYCFHSALSWSDEVCCYCLALSAFLCLPCSIRSRSAIAVDTVVTMLPESVKKGLSYVCNILMILFLAVCVKGGIEIAAKAAQVQQKSPALRIEVSYLYYFMTFCFVLSILRCVQIIVMDTKNIKEGEN encoded by the coding sequence ATGACAGTAATTAAATGGCTGGACAAAAATCTGGAGTATGTCTGTCTGGCAGGGCTGTTGATTATTATGACGATTCTGTCCTTTGTAAACGTAATTATGCGTTACTGCTTCCACAGTGCTTTAAGCTGGTCCGACGAGGTGTGCTGCTACTGTCTGGCCCTCAGCGCCTTCTTATGTCTGCCATGTTCTATAAGAAGCCGCAGCGCCATTGCAGTGGACACAGTGGTTACTATGCTGCCTGAGAGCGTAAAAAAAGGTTTATCTTATGTATGCAATATACTGATGATCCTTTTTCTGGCAGTCTGTGTAAAAGGCGGTATAGAAATTGCGGCAAAGGCTGCCCAGGTACAGCAAAAAAGCCCGGCCCTGCGCATTGAAGTGTCCTATTTATATTATTTTATGACATTTTGTTTTGTACTTTCTATTCTTCGCTGTGTACAAATTATAGTTATGGATACAAAAAATATTAAGGAAGGAGAAAATTAA
- a CDS encoding TRAP transporter large permease, translating to MAIGLFFVLLAVLLVIAFPVGGVFGLMSVLPGAIGDLNFGAADVVRSMFSGMNSFTLLAVPLFMVSGMIMAEGGLSKRLFEFFGYFIGNKRAGFPCAVVATCMFYAAISGSSPATVSAVGAMTIPFLVEMGYDIVFATSIVTVAGGLGVIIPPSISYIVYAAAASASPSDLFIAGIIPGLLIGGALMVYCHIYCAKYGEDKEKLMASYNGLREKGFLPLLKESFWALLTPVIILGCIYSGICSPTEAAVISVIYGLFVCVFVYKTIKMKDLGKVFVAGAKTYVNILFVIAAATAFARAMTLLRYPQTISEAVLSVTDNKIVILLLMNIIMLVCGMIIDNIPNIMILTPILVPIAKAVGVDPVHFGIIMTCNLAIGMVTPPMGINLFVASGMTKIPMLKLAKATIPFLIAFLLCLMLITFIPQLSLWLPAVLK from the coding sequence ATGGCCATAGGATTATTTTTTGTTTTGCTGGCAGTGCTGTTAGTAATTGCCTTCCCTGTAGGCGGCGTATTTGGCCTTATGTCTGTGCTGCCAGGAGCCATAGGAGATCTGAACTTTGGTGCAGCAGATGTAGTGCGTTCCATGTTTTCAGGTATGAACAGCTTCACCCTTCTGGCAGTGCCTTTGTTTATGGTTTCTGGCATGATTATGGCAGAAGGAGGACTTTCTAAAAGATTATTTGAGTTTTTCGGGTACTTTATCGGCAATAAAAGAGCTGGATTTCCCTGCGCCGTAGTTGCCACATGTATGTTTTACGCAGCAATTTCAGGATCTTCCCCTGCGACAGTATCAGCTGTAGGAGCCATGACCATTCCCTTCTTAGTAGAAATGGGATATGACATTGTATTCGCCACCTCTATTGTAACAGTGGCCGGTGGATTAGGAGTAATTATTCCTCCAAGTATTTCCTATATTGTGTATGCGGCGGCAGCCTCTGCCTCTCCCTCTGATTTATTTATTGCAGGTATTATTCCAGGACTTTTAATCGGCGGGGCTTTAATGGTATATTGCCACATTTACTGCGCAAAGTATGGGGAAGATAAAGAAAAATTAATGGCCAGCTATAATGGGCTGAGGGAAAAAGGATTTCTGCCTTTGCTAAAGGAAAGCTTTTGGGCCCTTCTGACGCCGGTAATTATTTTAGGATGTATTTATTCCGGCATTTGTTCTCCAACAGAAGCAGCTGTTATTTCTGTAATTTACGGATTATTTGTGTGCGTGTTTGTTTATAAAACTATTAAAATGAAGGATCTGGGAAAGGTGTTTGTAGCCGGAGCAAAAACATATGTAAATATTCTTTTTGTTATTGCGGCAGCCACAGCCTTTGCCAGAGCAATGACCTTACTTCGCTATCCTCAGACAATTTCTGAAGCAGTACTAAGCGTTACAGACAATAAAATTGTGATTCTGCTGCTGATGAACATTATAATGCTGGTGTGCGGCATGATTATTGACAATATTCCAAACATTATGATTCTGACTCCAATTCTGGTGCCTATTGCAAAAGCAGTTGGAGTAGACCCAGTACACTTTGGAATTATTATGACATGTAACCTGGCGATCGGTATGGTAACTCCGCCTATGGGCATCAATTTGTTTGTAGCCTCAGGAATGACAAAGATTCCAATGTTGAAGCTGGCAAAGGCAACAATTCCGTTTTTAATCGCATTCTTGCTTTGCCTGATGCTGATTACATTTATCCCTCAGCTGAGCTTATGGCTGCCGGCTGTATTAAAATAA
- a CDS encoding TRAP transporter substrate-binding protein, with translation MKKIISTVMALSLALSLAGCGGGSSSDSQTDTKAQAEGETVAATGEDYGEYKWTAAMTVAETTTNYKMMEKFAQLLNEKSGGTITIDIYPGGQLGNTTEFTEAVVGGSIEIGTGMTTDLVDFVPEMGLFDMPNLFKDIDQMRSLLTSDYVETMNDYCEAAGVHMLGFSDAGFRQLTTNKKVETLDDLKGQKVRTMTNQYHIAYWNALGASATPMQFTEVFMALQQNTIDGEENPYMNIVGNNIQEVQKYVVETNHLGHIITFFMNNDLYQSLPDNTKALVDECAAEAVAYAAQVSDESIEADKQTCIDAGCEIITLSDEDYAKLQSEGQVVYDMVRSDLGDEKVDTLLDAVAALN, from the coding sequence ATGAAAAAAATAATTTCAACAGTAATGGCTTTATCATTGGCATTATCTTTAGCAGGCTGCGGCGGAGGCTCTTCCTCTGATTCTCAGACTGATACTAAAGCTCAGGCAGAGGGAGAAACAGTAGCTGCCACAGGAGAAGATTACGGAGAGTACAAATGGACTGCAGCCATGACAGTGGCGGAGACAACTACAAATTATAAAATGATGGAAAAATTTGCTCAGCTGTTAAATGAAAAAAGCGGCGGCACTATTACTATAGATATTTACCCAGGAGGACAGTTAGGCAATACTACAGAATTTACAGAGGCAGTAGTAGGCGGTTCTATTGAAATTGGAACAGGTATGACTACAGATTTAGTAGACTTTGTACCGGAAATGGGATTATTTGATATGCCTAACCTGTTTAAGGACATTGACCAGATGCGCAGCCTTCTTACAAGCGATTATGTGGAGACAATGAACGATTACTGTGAGGCGGCGGGAGTTCATATGCTGGGCTTCTCTGACGCAGGCTTCCGCCAGCTGACTACCAACAAAAAAGTAGAAACCTTAGATGATTTAAAGGGCCAGAAGGTGCGTACTATGACAAATCAGTATCATATTGCTTACTGGAACGCACTGGGAGCTTCAGCTACACCTATGCAGTTTACAGAAGTATTTATGGCTCTTCAGCAGAATACAATTGACGGAGAAGAAAATCCTTATATGAATATTGTGGGAAATAATATTCAGGAAGTGCAGAAGTACGTAGTAGAAACAAACCATTTAGGTCATATTATTACATTCTTTATGAACAATGATCTTTATCAAAGTCTGCCAGACAATACAAAGGCTCTTGTAGATGAATGTGCGGCTGAGGCAGTAGCTTATGCGGCCCAGGTTTCTGATGAAAGTATAGAGGCTGATAAGCAGACATGTATTGACGCAGGATGTGAAATAATTACTCTTTCAGATGAAGATTATGCAAAGCTTCAAAGTGAAGGACAGGTTGTATACGATATGGTCCGCTCTGATCTGGGAGACGAAAAGGTTGATACGCTTCTGGATGCTGTAGCAGCATTAAATTAA
- a CDS encoding metallo-dependent hydrolase, with protein MDFLIKNGTVYDPAHHKLYQGDVALHKGKIVKPEDSIEYRQVIDASGCIVTTGLIDFHVHYMLYGTENGVNPDANSFCCGITTAVDGGTCGAGGYELFHKSIVSMSQVRIVSDLLVASGGQSNDRYPENLDPKFFDEEKILQLFEQYPQLVGLKTRISSNIIEAGLAEKSLARTVEIGEKAGVPVIVHVTNCSIPLDRLASLLRPGDVICHIYHNIGKHTCLDEDGRVLEGLWEAKKRGVLFDACNGRSNYDLEVCQKAIAQGFVPDIISSDVNAASWFLQPLHSLPRILSKYLDFGMSIEQVLDAATIVPARRIGRPELGSMAEGTEGDICIFKLKKKPVSYSDINGNTYEGTQVLVPAITFKAGRCVYCQADFC; from the coding sequence TTGGATTTTTTAATTAAAAACGGCACAGTTTACGATCCGGCACATCATAAACTGTATCAGGGAGATGTTGCCCTGCATAAAGGAAAGATTGTAAAGCCAGAAGATTCCATAGAGTACCGCCAGGTAATTGACGCCTCCGGCTGTATTGTGACAACAGGGCTGATTGATTTCCACGTTCATTATATGCTGTACGGCACAGAAAACGGGGTAAACCCGGACGCCAATTCCTTTTGCTGTGGAATCACCACGGCAGTAGACGGTGGAACCTGTGGAGCAGGAGGATATGAGCTGTTTCATAAAAGCATTGTTTCCATGAGCCAGGTTCGCATTGTAAGCGATTTATTAGTGGCCTCAGGGGGACAGTCTAACGACAGATATCCGGAAAACTTAGATCCTAAATTCTTTGATGAAGAAAAGATCTTGCAGCTTTTTGAACAATATCCTCAGCTGGTAGGATTAAAAACCAGAATCTCTTCTAATATTATTGAGGCGGGCTTGGCGGAGAAATCTCTTGCCCGCACAGTAGAAATAGGGGAAAAGGCCGGTGTGCCGGTGATTGTTCACGTAACAAATTGCAGTATTCCGCTGGACCGTTTAGCTTCTCTTTTAAGGCCCGGAGATGTAATCTGCCACATATACCATAATATAGGAAAACATACTTGTCTGGATGAGGACGGCAGAGTGCTGGAAGGGCTGTGGGAGGCGAAAAAGAGAGGCGTACTTTTTGACGCCTGCAACGGCCGGTCTAATTATGATTTGGAAGTATGTCAAAAAGCAATTGCCCAGGGGTTTGTGCCGGATATTATCAGCAGCGACGTAAATGCCGCCAGCTGGTTTCTCCAGCCCCTTCACTCTCTGCCCAGAATCCTGTCTAAGTATCTGGACTTTGGAATGAGCATAGAGCAGGTGCTGGACGCCGCCACAATAGTTCCCGCCCGCCGTATAGGGCGGCCGGAATTAGGAAGCATGGCAGAGGGTACAGAAGGAGATATCTGTATTTTTAAACTGAAAAAAAAGCCGGTTTCTTACAGTGATATAAATGGCAATACATATGAAGGAACGCAGGTACTTGTGCCTGCAATAACATTTAAAGCAGGCCGGTGCGTATACTGCCAGGCAGATTTCTGTTAA
- a CDS encoding CarD family transcriptional regulator, translating to MEQWKAGEYVVSENSGVCKVLEVGPLDLNSSLVEKKREYYTMEPVSNRSGRIYVPVGSTKSRIRKVMNREAALKLIDSMKDIDLVWVDNERTREQEYKNTIKDFSGEGWIRIMKTMYQRKQIRGTQGKRLTSIDEKYWKIAEKHLFEELSIALQIPYEKVGEFIESRIKEPVK from the coding sequence ATGGAACAGTGGAAAGCAGGAGAGTATGTAGTCAGCGAAAATAGTGGAGTCTGCAAGGTGTTGGAGGTGGGTCCCCTGGACCTTAACAGCTCTCTGGTAGAGAAAAAACGGGAGTATTATACCATGGAGCCAGTCTCTAATAGATCTGGAAGAATTTATGTGCCTGTTGGCAGTACAAAATCCAGGATTCGCAAAGTAATGAACCGGGAAGCCGCTTTAAAACTAATTGATTCTATGAAGGACATTGATTTAGTTTGGGTGGACAACGAGCGGACCAGGGAACAGGAATACAAAAACACAATAAAAGACTTTTCAGGCGAGGGCTGGATACGCATTATGAAAACCATGTATCAGAGAAAGCAGATCAGGGGAACCCAGGGAAAACGCCTTACTTCAATAGATGAAAAATATTGGAAAATAGCAGAAAAGCATTTATTTGAGGAACTGTCAATCGCTCTCCAGATTCCATATGAAAAGGTAGGAGAATTTATTGAAAGCAGAATTAAGGAACCAGTGAAATAA
- the tnpA gene encoding IS200/IS605 family transposase: protein MDSNSLSHTKWNCKYHIVFAPKYRRKIAYGKIKQDIANILSMLCKRKGVKIVEAEICPDHVHRLVEIPPSISVSYFVGYLKGKSTLMIFERHTNLKYKYGNRHFWCRGYYVDTVGKNAKKIQEYIANQLQEDLEYDQMTLKEYIDPFTGEPVKANK, encoded by the coding sequence ATGGATAGTAACAGTTTATCACATACAAAATGGAATTGTAAGTATCATATTGTATTTGCACCAAAATATAGGAGAAAAATAGCATACGGAAAAATAAAACAGGATATAGCAAATATTTTAAGTATGTTATGCAAAAGAAAAGGTGTAAAAATTGTAGAAGCAGAGATATGTCCAGATCATGTACATAGGCTAGTAGAAATTCCGCCAAGCATTAGTGTATCGTATTTTGTAGGGTATTTGAAAGGAAAAAGTACACTTATGATATTTGAAAGACATACAAATTTGAAATATAAATATGGAAATAGACATTTTTGGTGTCGAGGATATTATGTAGATACGGTAGGGAAAAATGCAAAGAAAATACAGGAATATATAGCAAATCAGTTACAAGAAGATTTGGAATATGATCAGATGACACTGAAAGAGTATATTGACCCGTTTACGGGTGAGCCAGTAAAAGCAAACAAATAA
- a CDS encoding GntR family transcriptional regulator has translation MEEASFQTASDIAYKIISRKILDGEFPPGMKLSRRKMAEATGVSVIPVIEALKKLEDDRLVESKPQWGSFVTVPTLEKVRQSYQLREAIECQSARYLAEHMTAEQEAVLYALAEELDTVPYTQATALNTSDTHLAFHMRFTEFTGNPLLKDALRKINLFWILCKGTGTKAPKCQYPRYWHRLLMDEIKKGDAQAAAEAMRIHVNDSLIAIEASWSDGT, from the coding sequence ATGGAAGAAGCAAGCTTTCAGACAGCATCTGATATCGCTTACAAAATTATTTCAAGAAAGATTCTGGATGGAGAATTTCCGCCGGGTATGAAGCTGTCCAGGAGGAAGATGGCGGAGGCTACAGGGGTCAGCGTTATCCCGGTTATTGAAGCGTTAAAGAAGTTAGAGGACGACCGTCTGGTGGAGTCTAAGCCTCAGTGGGGATCATTTGTCACTGTGCCTACGTTAGAAAAGGTTCGTCAAAGCTATCAGCTGAGAGAAGCCATTGAATGCCAGTCCGCCAGATACTTAGCAGAACATATGACGGCAGAGCAGGAGGCAGTGCTTTATGCTTTGGCAGAAGAATTAGATACAGTGCCATACACCCAGGCTACTGCTTTAAATACCAGCGACACCCATCTTGCTTTTCATATGAGGTTTACGGAATTTACAGGCAATCCGCTTTTGAAGGACGCTTTGAGAAAGATTAATCTGTTTTGGATTCTTTGCAAGGGGACAGGAACTAAGGCTCCAAAGTGTCAATATCCTAGATACTGGCACAGACTGTTGATGGATGAGATAAAAAAAGGGGATGCCCAGGCAGCGGCGGAGGCCATGAGAATCCATGTCAATGATTCCCTGATTGCCATAGAAGCCAGCTGGAGCGACGGAACATAA